Proteins encoded within one genomic window of Oryza glaberrima chromosome 12, OglaRS2, whole genome shotgun sequence:
- the LOC127756700 gene encoding 9-cis-epoxycarotenoid dioxygenase NCED5, chloroplastic codes for MPTTFTPNSPASSCSIHHHASPSRGARNSVRFTRPRAAAAATNSVLSAPSSVPPAYVPPPPPPPTKMFPEAGDAAAAKAAARRGGKKKDGLNFFQRAAAVALDAFEEGFITNVLERPHALPRTADPAVQIAGNFAPVGEQPPVRSLPVSGRIPPFINGVYARNGANPQFEPTAGHHLFDGDGMVHAVRIRNGAAESYACRFTETARLGQERALGRAVFPKAIGELHGHSGIARLALFYARGLCGLVDPSHGTGVANAGLVYFNGRLLAMSEDDLPYQVRVTADGDLETVGRYDFDGQLGCAMIAHPKLDPVSGELFALSYDVIKKPYLKYFYFDADGTKSPDVEIELEQPTMIHDFAITENFVVVPDHQVVFKLGEMFRGGSPVVLDREKTSRFGVLPKHATSSSEMVWVDVPDCFCFHLWNAWEEAESGEVVVVGSCMTPADSIFNESDEHLESVLTEIRLNTRTGESTRRAVLPPAAQVNLEVGMVNRAMLGRKTRYAYLAVAEPWPKVSGFAKVDLATGELTKFEYGEGRFGGEPCFVPMGGAGAAASPARGEDDGYILSFVRDEAAGTSELLVVNAADMRLEATVQLPSRVPYGFHGTFINAGELATQA; via the coding sequence ATGCCGACCACCTTCACGCCCAATTCCCCCGCCTCCTCGTGTTCCATACACCACCACGCCTCCCCGTCGAGGGGTGCCCGCAATTCGGTGCGGTTcacgcgcccgcgcgccgccgccgcggcgacgaacTCGGTGCTCAGCGCGCCGTCGTCCGTGCCGCCCGCgtacgtgccgccgccgccgccgccgccgaccaagATGTTCCCGgaggcgggcgacgcggcggcggccaaggctGCGGCGAGGAGGGGTGGCAAGAAGAAGGATGGGCTGAACTTCTtccagcgcgcggcggcggtggcgctcgaCGCGTTCGAGGAAGGGTTCATCACGAATGTGCTGGAGAGGCCGCACGCGCTGCCGCGGACGGCAGACCCGGCGGTGCAGATCGCCGGGAACTTCGCGCCGGTGGGGGAGCAGCCGCCGGTGCGGTCGCTCCCGGTGTCCGGCCGCATCCCGCCCTTCATCAATGGCGTCTACGCCCGCAACGGCGCCAACCCGCAATTCGAGCCCACCGCGGGCCACCACCtgttcgacggcgacggcatggTCCACGCCGTCCGCATCCGCAACGGCGCCGCCGAGTCCTACGCCTGCCGCTTCACCGAGACTGCGCGCCTCGGCCAGGAGCGCGCCCTCGGCCGCGCCGTCTTCCCCAAGGCCATCGGCGAGCTCCATGGCCACTCCGGCATCGCCCGCCTCGCCCTCTTCTACGCGCGGGGGCTCTGCGGCCTCGTCGACCCGTCGCACGGCACCGGCGTCGCCAACGCCGGCCTCGTCTACTTCaacggccgcctcctcgccatGTCCGAGGACGACCTCCCGTACCAGGTCCGCGtcaccgccgacggcgaccTCGAGACGGTGGGGCGCTACGACTTCGACGGCCAGCTCGGCTGCGCCATGATCGCCCACCCCAAGCTCGACCCGGTCTCCGGCGAGCTCTTCGCCCTCAGCTACGACGTGATCAAGAAGCCATACCTGAAATACTTCTACTTCGACGCCGATGGCACCAAGTCACCCGACGTCGAGATCGAGCTTGAGCAGCCGACGATGATCCACGACTTCGCCATCACCGAGAACTTCGTGGTGGTACCCGACCACCAGGTGGTGTTCAAGCTCGGCGAGATGTTccgcggcggctcgccggtgGTGCTCGACAGGGAGAAGACGTCGCGGTTCGGCGTGCTCCCCAAGCACGCGACGAGCTCGTCGGAGATGGTGTGGGTCGACGTCCCCGACTGCTTCTGCTTCCACCTGTGGAATGCGTGGGAGGAGGCCGAgtccggcgaggtggtggtggtgggatccTGCATGACGCCCGCCGACTCCATCTTCAACGAGTCGGACGAACACCTCGAGAGCGTGCTCACCGAGATCCGCCTCAACACGCGCACCGGCGAGTCCACCCGCCGCGccgtgctgccgccggcggcgcaggtGAACCTCGAGGTCGGCATGGTGAACCGCGCCATGCTCGGCCGGAAGACGAGGTACGCctacctcgccgtcgccgagccgtgGCCCAAGGTGTCCGGCTTCGCCAAGGTGGACCTCGCCACCGGCGAGCTCACCAAGTTCGAGTACGGCGAGGGCCGGTTCGGCGGCGAGCCGTGCTTCGTGCCcatgggcggcgccggcgccgccgcgtccccggcgcgcggcgaggacgacggctaCATCCTCTCCTTCGTCCGCGACGAGGCCGCGGGCACATCCGAGCTCCTCGTCGTGAACGCCGCCGACATGAGGCTGGAGGCCACCGTCCAGCTGCCGTCGCGCGTCCCCTACGGCTTCCACGGCACCTTCATcaacgccggcgagctcgccacGCAGGCCTAG